The Candidatus Omnitrophota bacterium genome includes a region encoding these proteins:
- a CDS encoding TrpB-like pyridoxal phosphate-dependent enzyme, which produces MDKDRVILSLNDIPKSWYNIAPDLPEQLPPSLNPGTGKPLGPADLAPIFPMALIEQEMSQQRWIDIPGEVLDVYKIYRPTPLKRAVRLEKALKTNCRIYYKDESVSPAGSHKLNTAIAQAYYNKKEGVKRISTETGAGQWGSALSFACNILGLKCTVYMVKASYYQKPYRKSLMRVWGAEIFPSPTMKTNSGKAALADDPETPGSLGIAISEAVEDAATHDDTKYSLGSVLNHVLTHQSVIGLETKKQLEMIGEKPDTMIACVGGGSNFAGFAFPFVPDKLKGKDIRFIAVEPTACPTLTKGEYLYDFGDTEKLTPLMKMYTLGHSFVPAGIHAGGLRYHGMAPEVSLLAKKKVIEGRAYSQNPVFDAAVIWARTEGFLPAPETSHAIRCVIDEAKKNDGKCIVFNYSGHGHFDLSAYDAYLDGKLEDYEHPEEKIKEAIKKIPGIGNE; this is translated from the coding sequence ATGGACAAGGACAGAGTTATTTTGTCGTTGAATGATATCCCAAAATCCTGGTATAACATCGCGCCTGACCTGCCCGAACAATTGCCTCCGTCGCTTAATCCCGGGACAGGAAAACCGCTCGGGCCGGCAGACCTGGCGCCGATATTCCCGATGGCCCTGATAGAGCAGGAGATGAGCCAGCAGCGCTGGATAGATATCCCCGGCGAAGTCCTTGACGTATATAAAATTTACAGGCCGACGCCGCTCAAGAGGGCGGTCCGCCTCGAGAAGGCCCTTAAGACGAATTGCCGCATTTATTATAAGGATGAAAGCGTATCGCCTGCCGGCAGCCACAAATTGAACACGGCCATCGCGCAGGCGTATTACAACAAAAAAGAGGGCGTAAAGCGCATATCGACCGAGACAGGCGCCGGGCAGTGGGGTTCGGCGCTCTCGTTCGCCTGCAACATCCTCGGCCTGAAGTGCACGGTCTACATGGTCAAGGCGAGCTATTACCAGAAGCCTTACCGCAAGTCCCTGATGCGTGTCTGGGGCGCGGAGATATTTCCGTCGCCGACGATGAAGACTAATTCCGGAAAAGCGGCTTTGGCCGATGATCCGGAGACGCCGGGCAGCCTTGGCATCGCCATTTCCGAAGCCGTCGAGGACGCGGCCACGCACGACGACACCAAATATTCCCTCGGCAGCGTGTTAAACCACGTGCTTACGCACCAGTCCGTCATCGGCCTTGAGACGAAGAAGCAGCTCGAGATGATAGGCGAGAAACCGGACACGATGATAGCGTGCGTAGGCGGCGGCAGCAATTTCGCCGGATTCGCGTTCCCGTTCGTGCCGGATAAATTGAAGGGGAAGGATATAAGGTTCATCGCGGTCGAACCGACCGCCTGCCCGACGTTAACGAAGGGCGAATACCTGTACGATTTCGGCGATACCGAGAAACTTACGCCGCTCATGAAGATGTACACTCTGGGCCACAGTTTCGTGCCGGCAGGGATACACGCAGGGGGGTTGAGGTATCATGGTATGGCGCCTGAGGTATCGCTGTTGGCGAAGAAGAAAGTGATAGAGGGGAGGGCGTATTCGCAGAACCCGGTCTTTGACGCGGCCGTGATATGGGCGAGGACAGAAGGGTTCCTGCCTGCGCCGGAGACGTCACACGCGATACGCTGCGTCATCGACGAGGCGAAGAAGAACGACGGCAAGTGCATCGTATTCAATTACAGCGGCCACGGACATTTCGACCTCTCCGCCTACGACGCGTACCTCGACGGTAAGCTTGAGGACTACGAGCATCCCGAAGAGAAGATCAAAGAGGCGATCAAGAAGATCCCGGGGATCGGCAACGAATGA